From a single Paenibacillus sp. FSL W8-0426 genomic region:
- the pdxS gene encoding pyridoxal 5'-phosphate synthase lyase subunit PdxS, which yields MNTGTDRVKRGMAEMQKGGVIMDVMNAEQAKIAEAAGATAVMALERVPSDIRAAGGVARMADPTIVEEVMKVVTIPVMAKARIGHYVEAKVLESLGVDYLDESEVLTPADEVYHIDKREFVVPFVCGAKDLGEALRRIGEGASMIRTKGEPGTGNIVEAVRHMRLINSQIKKVAGMSKDELYHEAKLLGVPYEQLLDVHENGKLPVVNFAAGGVATPADAALMMHLGADGVFVGSGIFKSDSPEKFARAIVEATTHYTDYKLIAEVSKNLGTPMKGIDIATLAPSERMSDRGW from the coding sequence ATGAATACAGGTACCGATCGTGTGAAAAGAGGCATGGCAGAAATGCAAAAAGGCGGCGTCATCATGGACGTCATGAACGCCGAACAGGCAAAGATCGCAGAAGCGGCCGGGGCAACGGCAGTCATGGCGCTGGAGCGCGTGCCATCGGATATCCGTGCCGCAGGCGGCGTTGCTCGGATGGCAGATCCAACGATCGTGGAAGAAGTCATGAAAGTGGTAACGATCCCGGTTATGGCCAAAGCACGCATTGGCCACTACGTGGAAGCCAAAGTGCTGGAATCCCTGGGTGTGGATTACCTGGACGAGAGTGAAGTGTTGACACCAGCCGATGAGGTGTACCATATCGACAAACGCGAATTCGTCGTTCCGTTTGTTTGCGGCGCGAAGGATCTGGGTGAAGCGCTGCGCCGGATCGGAGAGGGTGCTTCGATGATCCGTACCAAAGGCGAGCCGGGAACCGGAAATATCGTTGAAGCGGTCCGTCATATGCGTTTGATCAACAGCCAGATCAAGAAAGTGGCGGGCATGTCCAAAGACGAGCTGTATCATGAAGCCAAATTGCTCGGCGTTCCTTATGAGCAGCTGCTGGATGTACACGAAAACGGCAAACTGCCGGTCGTCAACTTTGCGGCAGGCGGTGTAGCCACCCCGGCGGATGCGGCGTTGATGATGCACCTGGGCGCAGACGGCGTATTCGTAGGATCAGGCATTTTCAAATCGGACAGCCCTGAGAAGTTTGCGCGTGCGATCGTGGAAGCAACGACGCACTACACGGATTACAAATTGATCGCCGAAGTATCCAAAAACCTGGGTACGCCGATGAAAGGCATCGACATTGCCACGCTTGCACCGTCGGAGCGCATGTCGGACCGCGGCTGGTAA